The genomic stretch GCGAAAAACTCCTCGAGCACCCCGGGCTGGCCAACGAATGGGTTGTCGTTAGGGATGAAGTAATTGGCCGTCACGCTGCCCGCCGGGAGCGGTTGCCTGGGAATGGGGTGACTGATGGTCCCGCCGCGCTGATCCACGTCAATGCGCAGCACTCCCGAGTGCAGGCTGTGATGGATGCGCTGGTTATGGGCGGAGATGTTGTCGTCACCATTCGTCAGGTAGAGGAACCCATCCCGAGGGTGGAAAAACATCCCACCGCCGTTGTGCCAGACGGTGTCCGAGACCTGATCTATGAGGATCACCGCGCTGCCGGGGACCGCGATGCCTTCTGCGTCGAGGGTATGGCGCTCCAGTCGGTCACGATTCGGGGTTGCACCCGTGGGGCGCCGGGTGGCGCTGCCCTGCACGGTGCCCGGAGGCACAAAGGTGTAATAGACGAAAAGATGCCGATTGGTCTCGAAGCCCGGGTGGTAGGCAATGCCCAGAAGGCCGGAGTCGCCCCAGCCCTGGCATTGGTTGGACAGATCGAGCACCAAGGTCCTCACCGTGGTGTCGGGATCGCTTGCGATCTGGTAGACGCGCCCCTCCCGCTCGTACACCGCCAGGTTGGAGGTGCCGGGCACGGGCAGGATGCCGATCGGGTTGAGGAAGGTCAGATTGGGAAAGGCAACCACCGCCGACCACGAACTGGAGAGGGTCGGCGCCACTGGGGGCATCCGGCCCCCGAGGAATTCGGAAAATGAGGGCCGTTGCTCCAACCCGTGGGCTGCCTCGGCCGCCAGCCCAAGCCAACCAAAGGCAAACAGGGCGGTGGCTTTGTTCAGGCACCCAAGCCAACGAACCTCCGCAAAACGGGAGTTGGTGAATCGTTTCCTTTGGACAGCCTCCGAAATGCCCTTGCACCGGCATTGGTTGCAGGTCCCCGGCGAAGTCCGGAGTTGGGACTTGGGATGGGGCTGGGGCTGGTTCACATAAATTGGGGTTGGGCTGGCGTGAATGACTGGAGAAAAACAGAACTGGACTAAACTTCA from Verrucomicrobiia bacterium encodes the following:
- a CDS encoding PQQ-dependent sugar dehydrogenase, encoding MPPVAPTLSSSWSAVVAFPNLTFLNPIGILPVPGTSNLAVYEREGRVYQIASDPDTTVRTLVLDLSNQCQGWGDSGLLGIAYHPGFETNRHLFVYYTFVPPGTVQGSATRRPTGATPNRDRLERHTLDAEGIAVPGSAVILIDQVSDTVWHNGGGMFFHPRDGFLYLTNGDDNISAHNQRIHHSLHSGVLRIDVDQRGGTISHPIPRQPLPAGSVTANYFIPNDNPFVGQPGVLEEFFAIGLRSPHRMTVDPPTGRIFIGDVGARDRDELNIIEPGDPPGVNFQWDRIEGLRGDLIPPYLGINRRPVLDYPQSDGAAIIGGYVYRGQEFAAELGGHYIFGDYVANVIWALDESSTPARKVFLCTLPQSGDPNAGNEYTGLSGFGLDHNNELYLCQLSSTAGRIYKLRRGGTPAAALPPLLSLTGAFTDLATLTPAP